One Bombus pascuorum chromosome 4, iyBomPasc1.1, whole genome shotgun sequence DNA segment encodes these proteins:
- the LOC132906162 gene encoding homeotic protein spalt-major-like isoform X1: MSRRKQARPSRAHLEEDLVQGPLLINAVRNVNQTREENEFTSDGEESGGGGVGGDEAVDLTAARCHQGEEDDKDQEDALEEDEEEGVDEQDEQEDDEEGSRKQMHHRQDAENNNNFVEGGAAGSLFPPAGTSHVTLEALQNTKVAVAQFAATALAGGADSEAALQDLALLQSTLYTLQHQQVFQLQLISQLQQQLSITHNQSVQQQGPGEPSDSKEISPSPIIQPKPLSSLTSPPSSRPPSHRQTSPAPVTPNLAQERPTPTSSASPLNIPLASSNATGTTSTTSTSSQMPMSHQIPPLCSISSSLASSIITNTDPPPLHEPNTLEMLQKRAQEVLDNASQGLLANNLADELAFRGGKGSRLSPYDSKSGSGRGEPFFKHRCRYCGKVFGSDSALQIHIRSHTGERPFKCNVCGSRFTTKGNLKVHFQRHTAKFPHVKMNPNPVPEHLDKYHPPLLQQIASGQRPMPSPPPPPPSHHPSFHPAAAHGFLPPQPPLPLSLALPGMPPLYRSPVVAHRDDQDVPENLSKPVTTAPTTSPHSPAVVSNSRHSFHDNHHHHHHHHNQQQQQQQQQQQHQKQQLEQRDEMKLEQRSPMQEQYQRQQRSMSQEPTERITPKKEPEEAEEPTEEESEDFEETTRRYLNSPQSSVNPPSQPQTYEDCSMDSKMSGRLEGDGDMEVDEEIEEQPENLSGRGTINRLPQHVVAYPGASPASSSASSGSLQTSFAGILFPGPPAHHQIPHHAAPPAVNASTAVSTNEMIDPAKDPAIYSSLLPRPGSNDNSWESLIEITKTSETSKLQQLVDNIEHKLTDPNQCVICHRVLSCKSALQMHYRTHTGERPFKCKICGRAFTTKGNLKTHMGVHRAKPPLRMLHQCPVCHKKFTNALVLQQHIRLHTGEPTELSPEQIQAGEVNEFPPGYPHHPLASFLPQGFPPIHPAGPGFPLSFPPTRQQLERQAQENDIDAKDEPQQQHHQQQQHQHQHQHQHQQQQQQQQQQQQQQQQQQQQQHQARYAEEHSEEADDQEDEEDDRREEDERCNRDASRGDLEDEQDHESEENDHKDVSLPSFSTSLAALENQVRTITTTAASTIGNAARSPPFHRYNGSEKSNSPPNPGAPLDLTPRASSTPASVASVPTPPPQTTTHHPHPFGMFAGLLQAVSSSPSTSSIGSSSINSVSSINAVTPGSGAAGPLASLTTSAVLAATSTYNPLGLAVGGPAVRGNTTCNICYKTFACNSALEIHYRSHTKERPFKCSICDRGFSTKNDGSGQQACICASQPLPANSSITSPDPQFGSACASSREKAKRRRRRRPEDRKNRGRKGAGGGRGLTPVYPAIRLPPLMSPALGLLPSAHGLLGNMKQHMLTHKIRDMPPHLFSDSKQQHQQQSQEHETSRSPMCAEDSSLPPPPPPPPPPPPPMPPTSMEQSIAVKRSPPEGELPAPKRPASVPSKHLCQICNKNFSSSSALQIHMRTHTGDKPFRCTVCQKAFTTKGNLKVHMGTHMWTNGASRRGRRMSLDLPPLPITPKDSEFLQRRPDLFYPYLPAPFLNGVQQKLNEISVIQSNNGLPSHSVAAGKYAGLFGSVYAAGAGFPLDKQPMVAANSNGPLLDGKSSIPSGSMLFQTPSPSHSPGTPSSNGSNQSSANVSSWTGDALQHHFDREPPTRSEGNSTPPSARLPPPAAARGEGLAT, from the exons GTGAAGAAAATGAGTTTACGTCGGATGGCGAGGAGAGTGGCGGTGGAGGAGTCGGCGGAGACGAAGCGGTGGACCTCACGGCAGCCAGGTGCCATCAGGGCGAGGAGGACGACAAGGATCAGGAAGACGCTTTGGAGGAGGATGAAGAGGAAGGCGTGGACGAACAGGACGAGCAAGAGGACGACGAGGAAGGATCGCGCAAGCAGATGCATCACAGGCAGGATGCGGAGAACAACAACAATTTCGTAGAAGGTGGCGCCGCTGGCAGCCTGTTCCCGCCCGCTGGAACTAGTCACGTCACCCTGGAAGCACTGCAGAACACGAAAGTGGCGGTGGCTCAGTTCGCGGCGACGGCGTTGGCCGGAGGCGCGGACAGCGAGGCCGCTCTGCAGGACTTGGCGTTGCTTCAAAGCACCCTGTACACTTTGCAACATCAGCAAGTGTTTCAACTGCAGCTGATCAGCCAACTGCAGCAGCAACTGTCCATCACGCACAATCAGTCGGTGCAACAGCAAGGCCCGGGCGAGCCGTCGGATAGCAAGGAGATATCTCCGTCGCCGATCATCCAGCCTAAACCTTTGTCGAGCCTAACGTCGCCTCCGTCGTCGCGTCCACCGAGTCATCGGCAAACCTCGCCGGCTCCCGTGACGCCGAACCTGGCTCAGGAAAGACCCACGCCGACCAGCAGCGCGTCCCCGTTGAATATCCCATTGGCCTCGTCGAACGCGACCGGCACGACCTCGACTACCAGTACCAGTAGCCAGATGCCGATGTCTCATCAGATACCGCCTCTCTGTTCGATCAGTTCTTCCCTAGCTTCGTCCATCATAACCAACACCGATCCGCCACCGTTGCACGAGCCCAACACTCTGGAGATGCTGCAGAAGAGAGCGCAGGAGGTGCTGGACAACGCGAGCCAGGGACTTCTGGCGAATAACCTGGCCGACGAGCTGGCGTTCAGGGGTGGAAAAGGCTCCCGTCTCTCCCCGTACGATTCAAAGTCCGGTAGCGGTCGCGGCGAGCCATTCTTCAAGCACCGATGCCGTTATTGCGGCAAGGTGTTCGGCAGCGACTCGGCGCTTCAGATCCACATACGATCGCACACAGGTGAGCGACCCTTTAAATGCAACGTCTGCGGCAGCCGCTTCACCACGAAAGGGAACCTGAAGGTCCACTTCCAGAGGCATACGGCCAAGTTTCCACATGTTAAGATGAACCCGAATCCCGTTCCGGAACACCTGGACAAGTACCACCCACCCTTGCTACAACAAATCGCCTCCGGTCAGAGACCGATGCCGtcaccgccgccgccaccaccTTCTCACCATCCCTCTTTTCATCCGGCGGCAGCGCACGGTTTCTTACCTCCTCAGCCGCCCTTGCCGCTCAGTTTAGCCCTTCCCGGTATGCCACCCTTGTACAGATCGCCGGTTGTCGCTCATCGGGACGATCAGGACGTGCCGGAGAACCTGAGCAAGCCCGTTACCACTGCCCCGACCACCTCGCCACATTCCCCCGCGGTTGTGTCCAATTCTCGTCATTCCTTTCACGACAATCACCATCACCACCATCACCACCACaaccaacaacaacaacaacaacaacaacaacaacaacatcaaAAGCAGCAGCTCGAGCAGAGGGACGAGATGAAGCTGGAGCAGCGATCGCCTATGCAGGAACAATACCAGCGACAGCAACGATCTATGAGCCAGGAACCGACCGAGAGGATAACGCCGAAGAAAGAGCCGGAGGAGGCCGAGGAGCCCACGGAGGAGGAGAGCGAGGATTTCGAGGAGACGACCAGACGGTATTTAAATTCACCCCAATCCTCCGTCAATCCACCCTCTCAACCGCAGACCTACGAAGACTGTAGCATGGACAGTAAGATGAGCGGTCGATTGGAGGGAGACGGCGACATGGAAGTCGACGAGGAGATCGAGGAGCAACCGGAGAATTTGTCCGGTCGTGGAACCATCAATCGTTTGCCGCAACACGTTGTCGCGTACCCCGGCGCCTCCCCTGCGAGTAGTAGCGCGAGCAGTGGAAGCCTTCAAACATCGTTCGCGGGAATTCTGTTCCCAGGGCCACCGGCGCACCATCAAATACCCCATCACGCCGCACCACCAGCCGTAAACGCGTCCACCGCCGTCTCTACCAACGAGATGATCGATCCGGCCAAGGATCCGGCTATCTATTCCAGTCTGTTGCCACGGCCGGGCAGCAACGACAACTCCTGGGAAAGTTTGATCGAGATAACCAAGACCTCGGAAACGTCCAAATTGCAGCAGTTGGTCGACAACATCGAGCACAAGCTGACCGATCCTAACCAGTGCGTTATCTGCCACCGTGTGCTGTCCTGCAAGAGCGCACTGCAGATGCATTACAGGACTCACACGGGCGAGCGTCCGTTCAAGTGCAAGATCTGCGGCCGAGCGTTTACCACCAAGGGTAACTTAAAGACTCACATGGGCGTCCACAGGGCGAAACCGCCGCTCAGAATGTTGCATCAGTGCCCCGTTTGTCACAAGAAATTTACCAACGCGTTGGTGCTTCAGCAGCACATACGATTGCACACCGGCGAGCCAACGGAGCTCAGTCCGGAGCAAATTCAAGCCGGCGAGGTGAACGAGTTCCCGCCTGGTTATCCGCACCATCCGTTGGCGTCGTTCCTTCCTCAAGGCTTTCCACCGATTCACCCCGCGGGACCTGGATTCCCGTTAAGCTTTCCTCCAACTCGTCAACAACTGGAGAGACAAGCTCAGGAAAACGACATCGACGCCAAGGACGAGCCTCAACAGCAGCATCATCAACAACAACAGCATCAGCATCAGCATCAGCATCAGCaccagcagcagcagcagcagcagcaacaacaacaacaacagcagcagcaacagcagcagcaacagcatcAGGCAAGGTACGCGGAGGAGCACAGCGAGGAAGCGGACGACCAGGAGGACGAGGAGGACGATCGCAGAGAGGAGGACGAGAGATGCAATCGCGACGCGAGTCGGGGCGACCTAGAGGACGAGCAGGATCACGAAAGCGAAGAAAACGACCACAAGGACGTGTCTTTGCCCAGTTTCTCGACTTCGCTGGCCGCTCTCGAGAATCAGGTGCGAACGATCACGACGACAGCCGCGTCGACGATAGGAAACGCAGCCAGGTCGCCGCCGTTTCACCGTTACAACGGCAGCGAGAAGAGCAACAGTCCGCCGAATCCTGGCGCGCCGTTGGATTTGACGCCTCGGGCATCGTCCACTCCGGCCTCGGTGGCGTCAGTGCCAACGCCACCTCCGCAAACCACCACCCACCATCCGCATCCGTTCGGCATGTTCGCAGGCCTGCTGCAAGCGGTCTCATCGTCGCCGTCTACCAGCAGCATCGGTTCGTCGAGCATAAACAGCGTCAGCTCGATAAACGCCGTGACTCCTGGAAGCGGCGCCGCCGGGCCCTTGGCTTCCCTGACCACGTCAGCCGTGTTGGCTGCTACGTCCACCTACAACCCGCTCGGCCTGGCTGTCGGAGGGCCAGCAG TGCGTGGAAACACCACGTGTAATATCTGCTACAAGACATTTGCGTGCAACTCCGCGCTGGAGATCCATTACCGGAGCCACACGAAGGAACGACCTTTCAAATGCAGCATATGCGACAGAGGCTTTTCCACAAAG AACGATGGTTCCGGGCAGCAAGCATGCATCTGTGCGTCTCAACCGTTGCCCGCTAACAGTTCGATCACTTCACCCGATCCTCAATTTGGATCAGCGTGCGCCAGTAGTCGAGAAAAAGCGAAACGCAGGCGGCGGCGGCGACCTGAGGATCGGAAGAACCGGGGGCGGAAAGGAGCCGGAGGGGGGCGGGGGCTGACGCCTGTCTATCCTGCCATCCGCCTACCCCCGCTGATGTCGCCCGCCCTCGGACTTCTACCCTCGGCGCACGGCCTCCTG GGGAACATGAAGCAGCACATGCTGACTCACAAGATCCGCGACATGCCGCCGCATTTGTTCAGCGACTCGAAGCAGCAACACCAACAGCAATCTCAGGAGCACGAAACCTCGAGAAGTCCGATGTGCGCGGAGGATTCGAGCTtaccgccgccgccgccaccgccgccaccgccTCCTCCACCGATGCCTCCGACTTCGATGGAACAAAGCATCGCCGTGAAGAGATCGCCGCCAGAGGGGGAGCTGCCAGCACCAAAGAGACCAGCCA GCGTGCCGAGCAAACACTTGTGCCAGATTTGCAATAAGAATTTCTCCTCATCTTCGGCGCTGCAGATCCATATGAGAACTCACACAGGCGACAAACCGTTCCGATGCACCGTCTGCCAGAAGGCCTTCACCACCAAGGGCAATCTCAAG GTACACATGGGTACTCATATGTGGACCAACGGAGCTTCTCGACGAGGTCGTCGAATGTCCCTGGATCTGCCTCCCCTACCCATCACTCCCAAGGACTCGGAGTTTCTGCAGCGTCGGCCGGATCTTTTCTATCCGTATCTACCCGCGCCATTCCTTAACGGCGTGCAGCAGAAG CTGAACGAGATCTCGGTGATTCAAAGCAACAACGGTCTACCGAGTCACTCCGTGGCCGCTGGCAAATACGCTGGATTATTCGGCTCGGTGTACGCGGCTGGAGCTGGCTTCCCTCTGGACAAGCAACCGATGGTGGCGGCGAACAGTAACGGACCGCTGCTCGACGGCAAGTCCTCGATCCCGTCTGGGTCCATGCTCTTCCAAACGCCATCGCCCTCCCACTCGCCAGGCACGCCAAGTTCCAACGGAAGCAATCAGAGCAGCGCGAACGTGTCCTCGTGGACAGGGGACGCTCTTCAGCATCATTTCGACAGGGAGCCGCCGACCAGGTCGGAGGGCAACTCGACTCCACCTTCGGCTCGACTTCCGCCGCCCGCGGCGGCCAGGGGTGAAGGACTGGCCACGTGA
- the LOC132906162 gene encoding homeotic protein spalt-major-like isoform X2: MQLMRWSITRRLECRGIKQGIYGPSRLSCARFSGEENEFTSDGEESGGGGVGGDEAVDLTAARCHQGEEDDKDQEDALEEDEEEGVDEQDEQEDDEEGSRKQMHHRQDAENNNNFVEGGAAGSLFPPAGTSHVTLEALQNTKVAVAQFAATALAGGADSEAALQDLALLQSTLYTLQHQQVFQLQLISQLQQQLSITHNQSVQQQGPGEPSDSKEISPSPIIQPKPLSSLTSPPSSRPPSHRQTSPAPVTPNLAQERPTPTSSASPLNIPLASSNATGTTSTTSTSSQMPMSHQIPPLCSISSSLASSIITNTDPPPLHEPNTLEMLQKRAQEVLDNASQGLLANNLADELAFRGGKGSRLSPYDSKSGSGRGEPFFKHRCRYCGKVFGSDSALQIHIRSHTGERPFKCNVCGSRFTTKGNLKVHFQRHTAKFPHVKMNPNPVPEHLDKYHPPLLQQIASGQRPMPSPPPPPPSHHPSFHPAAAHGFLPPQPPLPLSLALPGMPPLYRSPVVAHRDDQDVPENLSKPVTTAPTTSPHSPAVVSNSRHSFHDNHHHHHHHHNQQQQQQQQQQQHQKQQLEQRDEMKLEQRSPMQEQYQRQQRSMSQEPTERITPKKEPEEAEEPTEEESEDFEETTRRYLNSPQSSVNPPSQPQTYEDCSMDSKMSGRLEGDGDMEVDEEIEEQPENLSGRGTINRLPQHVVAYPGASPASSSASSGSLQTSFAGILFPGPPAHHQIPHHAAPPAVNASTAVSTNEMIDPAKDPAIYSSLLPRPGSNDNSWESLIEITKTSETSKLQQLVDNIEHKLTDPNQCVICHRVLSCKSALQMHYRTHTGERPFKCKICGRAFTTKGNLKTHMGVHRAKPPLRMLHQCPVCHKKFTNALVLQQHIRLHTGEPTELSPEQIQAGEVNEFPPGYPHHPLASFLPQGFPPIHPAGPGFPLSFPPTRQQLERQAQENDIDAKDEPQQQHHQQQQHQHQHQHQHQQQQQQQQQQQQQQQQQQQQQHQARYAEEHSEEADDQEDEEDDRREEDERCNRDASRGDLEDEQDHESEENDHKDVSLPSFSTSLAALENQVRTITTTAASTIGNAARSPPFHRYNGSEKSNSPPNPGAPLDLTPRASSTPASVASVPTPPPQTTTHHPHPFGMFAGLLQAVSSSPSTSSIGSSSINSVSSINAVTPGSGAAGPLASLTTSAVLAATSTYNPLGLAVGGPAVRGNTTCNICYKTFACNSALEIHYRSHTKERPFKCSICDRGFSTKNDGSGQQACICASQPLPANSSITSPDPQFGSACASSREKAKRRRRRRPEDRKNRGRKGAGGGRGLTPVYPAIRLPPLMSPALGLLPSAHGLLGNMKQHMLTHKIRDMPPHLFSDSKQQHQQQSQEHETSRSPMCAEDSSLPPPPPPPPPPPPPMPPTSMEQSIAVKRSPPEGELPAPKRPASVPSKHLCQICNKNFSSSSALQIHMRTHTGDKPFRCTVCQKAFTTKGNLKVHMGTHMWTNGASRRGRRMSLDLPPLPITPKDSEFLQRRPDLFYPYLPAPFLNGVQQKLNEISVIQSNNGLPSHSVAAGKYAGLFGSVYAAGAGFPLDKQPMVAANSNGPLLDGKSSIPSGSMLFQTPSPSHSPGTPSSNGSNQSSANVSSWTGDALQHHFDREPPTRSEGNSTPPSARLPPPAAARGEGLAT, translated from the exons ATGCAGCTCATGAGATGGAGCATCACGCGCCGCCTCGAATGCCGCGGCATCAAGCAGGGAATCTACGGACCCTCCAGACTCTCGTGCGCACGATTTTCCG GTGAAGAAAATGAGTTTACGTCGGATGGCGAGGAGAGTGGCGGTGGAGGAGTCGGCGGAGACGAAGCGGTGGACCTCACGGCAGCCAGGTGCCATCAGGGCGAGGAGGACGACAAGGATCAGGAAGACGCTTTGGAGGAGGATGAAGAGGAAGGCGTGGACGAACAGGACGAGCAAGAGGACGACGAGGAAGGATCGCGCAAGCAGATGCATCACAGGCAGGATGCGGAGAACAACAACAATTTCGTAGAAGGTGGCGCCGCTGGCAGCCTGTTCCCGCCCGCTGGAACTAGTCACGTCACCCTGGAAGCACTGCAGAACACGAAAGTGGCGGTGGCTCAGTTCGCGGCGACGGCGTTGGCCGGAGGCGCGGACAGCGAGGCCGCTCTGCAGGACTTGGCGTTGCTTCAAAGCACCCTGTACACTTTGCAACATCAGCAAGTGTTTCAACTGCAGCTGATCAGCCAACTGCAGCAGCAACTGTCCATCACGCACAATCAGTCGGTGCAACAGCAAGGCCCGGGCGAGCCGTCGGATAGCAAGGAGATATCTCCGTCGCCGATCATCCAGCCTAAACCTTTGTCGAGCCTAACGTCGCCTCCGTCGTCGCGTCCACCGAGTCATCGGCAAACCTCGCCGGCTCCCGTGACGCCGAACCTGGCTCAGGAAAGACCCACGCCGACCAGCAGCGCGTCCCCGTTGAATATCCCATTGGCCTCGTCGAACGCGACCGGCACGACCTCGACTACCAGTACCAGTAGCCAGATGCCGATGTCTCATCAGATACCGCCTCTCTGTTCGATCAGTTCTTCCCTAGCTTCGTCCATCATAACCAACACCGATCCGCCACCGTTGCACGAGCCCAACACTCTGGAGATGCTGCAGAAGAGAGCGCAGGAGGTGCTGGACAACGCGAGCCAGGGACTTCTGGCGAATAACCTGGCCGACGAGCTGGCGTTCAGGGGTGGAAAAGGCTCCCGTCTCTCCCCGTACGATTCAAAGTCCGGTAGCGGTCGCGGCGAGCCATTCTTCAAGCACCGATGCCGTTATTGCGGCAAGGTGTTCGGCAGCGACTCGGCGCTTCAGATCCACATACGATCGCACACAGGTGAGCGACCCTTTAAATGCAACGTCTGCGGCAGCCGCTTCACCACGAAAGGGAACCTGAAGGTCCACTTCCAGAGGCATACGGCCAAGTTTCCACATGTTAAGATGAACCCGAATCCCGTTCCGGAACACCTGGACAAGTACCACCCACCCTTGCTACAACAAATCGCCTCCGGTCAGAGACCGATGCCGtcaccgccgccgccaccaccTTCTCACCATCCCTCTTTTCATCCGGCGGCAGCGCACGGTTTCTTACCTCCTCAGCCGCCCTTGCCGCTCAGTTTAGCCCTTCCCGGTATGCCACCCTTGTACAGATCGCCGGTTGTCGCTCATCGGGACGATCAGGACGTGCCGGAGAACCTGAGCAAGCCCGTTACCACTGCCCCGACCACCTCGCCACATTCCCCCGCGGTTGTGTCCAATTCTCGTCATTCCTTTCACGACAATCACCATCACCACCATCACCACCACaaccaacaacaacaacaacaacaacaacaacaacaacatcaaAAGCAGCAGCTCGAGCAGAGGGACGAGATGAAGCTGGAGCAGCGATCGCCTATGCAGGAACAATACCAGCGACAGCAACGATCTATGAGCCAGGAACCGACCGAGAGGATAACGCCGAAGAAAGAGCCGGAGGAGGCCGAGGAGCCCACGGAGGAGGAGAGCGAGGATTTCGAGGAGACGACCAGACGGTATTTAAATTCACCCCAATCCTCCGTCAATCCACCCTCTCAACCGCAGACCTACGAAGACTGTAGCATGGACAGTAAGATGAGCGGTCGATTGGAGGGAGACGGCGACATGGAAGTCGACGAGGAGATCGAGGAGCAACCGGAGAATTTGTCCGGTCGTGGAACCATCAATCGTTTGCCGCAACACGTTGTCGCGTACCCCGGCGCCTCCCCTGCGAGTAGTAGCGCGAGCAGTGGAAGCCTTCAAACATCGTTCGCGGGAATTCTGTTCCCAGGGCCACCGGCGCACCATCAAATACCCCATCACGCCGCACCACCAGCCGTAAACGCGTCCACCGCCGTCTCTACCAACGAGATGATCGATCCGGCCAAGGATCCGGCTATCTATTCCAGTCTGTTGCCACGGCCGGGCAGCAACGACAACTCCTGGGAAAGTTTGATCGAGATAACCAAGACCTCGGAAACGTCCAAATTGCAGCAGTTGGTCGACAACATCGAGCACAAGCTGACCGATCCTAACCAGTGCGTTATCTGCCACCGTGTGCTGTCCTGCAAGAGCGCACTGCAGATGCATTACAGGACTCACACGGGCGAGCGTCCGTTCAAGTGCAAGATCTGCGGCCGAGCGTTTACCACCAAGGGTAACTTAAAGACTCACATGGGCGTCCACAGGGCGAAACCGCCGCTCAGAATGTTGCATCAGTGCCCCGTTTGTCACAAGAAATTTACCAACGCGTTGGTGCTTCAGCAGCACATACGATTGCACACCGGCGAGCCAACGGAGCTCAGTCCGGAGCAAATTCAAGCCGGCGAGGTGAACGAGTTCCCGCCTGGTTATCCGCACCATCCGTTGGCGTCGTTCCTTCCTCAAGGCTTTCCACCGATTCACCCCGCGGGACCTGGATTCCCGTTAAGCTTTCCTCCAACTCGTCAACAACTGGAGAGACAAGCTCAGGAAAACGACATCGACGCCAAGGACGAGCCTCAACAGCAGCATCATCAACAACAACAGCATCAGCATCAGCATCAGCATCAGCaccagcagcagcagcagcagcagcaacaacaacaacaacagcagcagcaacagcagcagcaacagcatcAGGCAAGGTACGCGGAGGAGCACAGCGAGGAAGCGGACGACCAGGAGGACGAGGAGGACGATCGCAGAGAGGAGGACGAGAGATGCAATCGCGACGCGAGTCGGGGCGACCTAGAGGACGAGCAGGATCACGAAAGCGAAGAAAACGACCACAAGGACGTGTCTTTGCCCAGTTTCTCGACTTCGCTGGCCGCTCTCGAGAATCAGGTGCGAACGATCACGACGACAGCCGCGTCGACGATAGGAAACGCAGCCAGGTCGCCGCCGTTTCACCGTTACAACGGCAGCGAGAAGAGCAACAGTCCGCCGAATCCTGGCGCGCCGTTGGATTTGACGCCTCGGGCATCGTCCACTCCGGCCTCGGTGGCGTCAGTGCCAACGCCACCTCCGCAAACCACCACCCACCATCCGCATCCGTTCGGCATGTTCGCAGGCCTGCTGCAAGCGGTCTCATCGTCGCCGTCTACCAGCAGCATCGGTTCGTCGAGCATAAACAGCGTCAGCTCGATAAACGCCGTGACTCCTGGAAGCGGCGCCGCCGGGCCCTTGGCTTCCCTGACCACGTCAGCCGTGTTGGCTGCTACGTCCACCTACAACCCGCTCGGCCTGGCTGTCGGAGGGCCAGCAG TGCGTGGAAACACCACGTGTAATATCTGCTACAAGACATTTGCGTGCAACTCCGCGCTGGAGATCCATTACCGGAGCCACACGAAGGAACGACCTTTCAAATGCAGCATATGCGACAGAGGCTTTTCCACAAAG AACGATGGTTCCGGGCAGCAAGCATGCATCTGTGCGTCTCAACCGTTGCCCGCTAACAGTTCGATCACTTCACCCGATCCTCAATTTGGATCAGCGTGCGCCAGTAGTCGAGAAAAAGCGAAACGCAGGCGGCGGCGGCGACCTGAGGATCGGAAGAACCGGGGGCGGAAAGGAGCCGGAGGGGGGCGGGGGCTGACGCCTGTCTATCCTGCCATCCGCCTACCCCCGCTGATGTCGCCCGCCCTCGGACTTCTACCCTCGGCGCACGGCCTCCTG GGGAACATGAAGCAGCACATGCTGACTCACAAGATCCGCGACATGCCGCCGCATTTGTTCAGCGACTCGAAGCAGCAACACCAACAGCAATCTCAGGAGCACGAAACCTCGAGAAGTCCGATGTGCGCGGAGGATTCGAGCTtaccgccgccgccgccaccgccgccaccgccTCCTCCACCGATGCCTCCGACTTCGATGGAACAAAGCATCGCCGTGAAGAGATCGCCGCCAGAGGGGGAGCTGCCAGCACCAAAGAGACCAGCCA GCGTGCCGAGCAAACACTTGTGCCAGATTTGCAATAAGAATTTCTCCTCATCTTCGGCGCTGCAGATCCATATGAGAACTCACACAGGCGACAAACCGTTCCGATGCACCGTCTGCCAGAAGGCCTTCACCACCAAGGGCAATCTCAAG GTACACATGGGTACTCATATGTGGACCAACGGAGCTTCTCGACGAGGTCGTCGAATGTCCCTGGATCTGCCTCCCCTACCCATCACTCCCAAGGACTCGGAGTTTCTGCAGCGTCGGCCGGATCTTTTCTATCCGTATCTACCCGCGCCATTCCTTAACGGCGTGCAGCAGAAG CTGAACGAGATCTCGGTGATTCAAAGCAACAACGGTCTACCGAGTCACTCCGTGGCCGCTGGCAAATACGCTGGATTATTCGGCTCGGTGTACGCGGCTGGAGCTGGCTTCCCTCTGGACAAGCAACCGATGGTGGCGGCGAACAGTAACGGACCGCTGCTCGACGGCAAGTCCTCGATCCCGTCTGGGTCCATGCTCTTCCAAACGCCATCGCCCTCCCACTCGCCAGGCACGCCAAGTTCCAACGGAAGCAATCAGAGCAGCGCGAACGTGTCCTCGTGGACAGGGGACGCTCTTCAGCATCATTTCGACAGGGAGCCGCCGACCAGGTCGGAGGGCAACTCGACTCCACCTTCGGCTCGACTTCCGCCGCCCGCGGCGGCCAGGGGTGAAGGACTGGCCACGTGA